A part of Anaerotignum faecicola genomic DNA contains:
- a CDS encoding transporter associated domain-containing protein: MRLSDIEDATGVAITAEDCETFIGFVFQKLGIVPKDGDVNIELEVDNLRTTIDKIKEHRVEHAVLEILK; the protein is encoded by the coding sequence TTGCGATTAAGTGACATTGAGGATGCGACCGGAGTGGCGATAACCGCAGAGGATTGCGAAACATTTATCGGTTTTGTATTTCAAAAATTGGGCATAGTGCCAAAGGATGGGGATGTGAATATAGAGCTGGAAGTAGATAACCTTCGTACAACCATCGACAAAATAAAAGAACATAGAGTGGAGCATGCTGTGTTGGAGATTCTAAAATAA
- a CDS encoding NAD/NADP-dependent octopine/nopaline dehydrogenase family protein, whose amino-acid sequence MGKPMAIIGAGNGGQAFAGYLSLHGRTVKIFDVVQNTVDKLTKLGGVVLEGHSDVTGFGKIELASTDIGKVMEGCEIILVVLPSIYHKDMAKKMAPHLKDGQIVVLNPNASLGPVEFKNTLKECGCTADIIIAGTSTLLFACRAIEVGRVEVSGQKASLSAAAYPSKYNDLVAEKFADILPQFNFRDDILRVSLDNLNAMMHPAPTLLYTAKIEHEEDFQYYLDFTPSQGALVEALDAERMALGKAYGLELRTLVDEYKNTYETSGNNMYEVITNAISAYTGIKGQKTMRTRYLMEDIPYSLVALQTMGQVAGVPTPCISAVITVARAIIPEMDEGRTRKNLGLEGVDKEAFEAMCREG is encoded by the coding sequence ATGGGAAAACCGATGGCAATTATTGGTGCCGGTAATGGCGGACAGGCCTTTGCTGGGTATCTTTCTCTGCATGGCAGAACAGTAAAAATCTTTGATGTAGTTCAGAATACAGTAGATAAATTAACAAAGCTGGGTGGTGTTGTATTGGAAGGTCATTCTGATGTAACAGGCTTTGGTAAAATTGAATTAGCAAGTACAGATATTGGAAAGGTTATGGAGGGGTGCGAAATTATTCTGGTTGTACTGCCCTCTATCTACCATAAAGATATGGCAAAGAAAATGGCACCTCATCTGAAGGATGGTCAGATTGTTGTACTGAACCCTAATGCTTCTTTGGGTCCTGTTGAATTTAAGAATACACTGAAAGAATGTGGTTGCACAGCAGATATTATCATTGCTGGCACATCCACACTGCTGTTCGCTTGCCGTGCAATAGAAGTAGGTAGAGTTGAGGTTTCCGGTCAGAAGGCAAGCCTTTCTGCAGCAGCATACCCTTCCAAATATAACGATCTGGTAGCTGAAAAATTTGCGGATATTCTGCCTCAGTTTAACTTCAGAGATGATATTCTGCGTGTTAGCCTAGATAACCTGAATGCAATGATGCATCCCGCACCTACACTGCTGTACACAGCAAAAATTGAGCATGAAGAAGATTTTCAGTATTATCTGGACTTTACACCTAGCCAGGGTGCATTGGTTGAAGCACTGGATGCAGAAAGAATGGCTTTGGGCAAAGCGTATGGTTTGGAACTGAGAACACTGGTAGATGAGTATAAAAATACATATGAAACCTCTGGTAACAATATGTATGAAGTTATCACAAATGCAATTTCTGCTTATACAGGTATCAAAGGTCAGAAAACAATGCGTACACGTTATCTAATGGAAGATATTCCCTATTCTCTAGTTGCACTGCAGACAATGGGTCAGGTAGCAGGTGTACCTACTCCTTGCATCAGCGCTGTGATCACAGTTGCTCGTGCAATTATTCCTGAAATGGATGAAGGCAGAACAAGAAAGAACCTTGGCTTGGAAGGTGTTGACAAAGAAGCATTTGAAGCAATGTGCAGAGAAGGCTAA
- a CDS encoding sodium:solute symporter family protein, protein MTQTMAIFFATTLVVLATLIPTYIISKRSAVSEDDWAVADRSLPIYVVIGTQFASAMGGGILVGHLGNAYLNGVAILIYGFLTALPFFFVMIPAKWLRQNNFTTVPEILRHFSNNSKFVGILAAIMTIFVPFGWITSQITAFGSIYSTITGVNYNLLCIVFTFVSLLFVMPAGLKTVAWTDFIFACFMILMCIVSVIYVTNMGGGLQNILNNIDPDMISMSGSIKKLGAGTVLLWVFSVMPGGVTNQLYFQRVCAIKEEKEIPASLAISAFLAFLSFVWAVYMGMSISTMNTELAQNTATGWFMSQLPLPLLAAFAALVFAVMMSTVSSGAQSVVVNITRDILAVIKPDISSDKMLKLSRTLSLVTMVVAVLMCLVFTDTLTWLVATYAFSAATLLCPIYVGYIYRNKKFITTQGLIASMIAGCVGCAVAMVLKTTINYAVMGIAASFVALMVVSALTKGKATKNEE, encoded by the coding sequence ATGACTCAAACAATGGCAATTTTTTTCGCAACGACATTAGTTGTCTTAGCAACGCTTATTCCAACCTATATTATCAGCAAACGCTCTGCGGTATCCGAGGATGACTGGGCAGTAGCGGATAGAAGCCTTCCCATTTATGTTGTTATTGGTACACAGTTTGCCAGTGCTATGGGCGGCGGTATTTTGGTAGGTCATCTGGGGAATGCTTATTTGAATGGTGTGGCAATCTTAATTTATGGTTTCTTGACGGCATTACCGTTTTTCTTTGTTATGATTCCGGCAAAATGGTTGCGTCAGAATAATTTTACAACAGTACCCGAAATTTTAAGACATTTTTCCAATAATAGTAAATTTGTAGGTATTCTGGCTGCAATTATGACAATTTTCGTACCCTTTGGTTGGATTACTTCTCAGATTACAGCATTCGGGAGCATTTATTCCACAATTACCGGTGTCAATTACAATCTGCTTTGCATCGTGTTTACATTTGTAAGCTTGCTGTTTGTAATGCCTGCCGGTCTGAAAACAGTAGCATGGACAGACTTTATTTTCGCTTGCTTCATGATTCTGATGTGCATTGTTTCTGTTATTTATGTAACAAATATGGGTGGCGGCCTGCAGAATATTCTGAATAATATTGATCCTGATATGATTTCTATGAGCGGCTCCATCAAGAAATTAGGTGCAGGCACAGTGCTGCTCTGGGTATTCTCCGTAATGCCCGGCGGCGTAACAAACCAGCTGTATTTCCAGCGTGTTTGTGCGATTAAAGAAGAAAAAGAAATTCCTGCTTCTTTGGCGATTTCCGCATTTTTGGCATTCCTGAGCTTTGTATGGGCAGTATATATGGGCATGAGCATCAGTACAATGAATACAGAACTGGCGCAGAATACAGCAACAGGTTGGTTCATGTCTCAGTTGCCTCTGCCTTTGCTGGCAGCTTTTGCAGCATTGGTTTTTGCAGTTATGATGTCTACAGTTTCCAGTGGTGCGCAGTCTGTAGTAGTAAATATCACAAGAGATATTCTGGCTGTTATTAAGCCTGATATTTCTTCTGATAAAATGCTGAAGCTTTCCAGAACGCTCTCTCTGGTAACTATGGTTGTTGCAGTTCTGATGTGCTTGGTATTCACAGATACACTGACATGGTTGGTTGCAACTTATGCGTTCTCTGCAGCAACACTTCTTTGCCCGATTTATGTGGGATATATTTATAGAAATAAAAAGTTTATCACTACACAGGGTCTTATTGCAAGTATGATTGCAGGTTGCGTTGGTTGTGCAGTAGCAATGGTTCTGAAAACAACAATTAACTATGCAGTTATGGGTATTGCAGCATCTTTCGTTGCATTGATGGTAGTGAGTGCGCTGACAAAAGGGAAAGCGACAAAAAATGAAGAATAA
- a CDS encoding DMT family transporter — MDKKKGVLCIIASVLLFAFMQLFISMTSPASSVFSQIFFRNLLGMILCAYFIRRDHLPYFGDLKSQPYLLGRSFFGFLGLLCLFYATRHASLADVTIITHTAPFFTTLVAVLFLHEKLSPVQIPALLIIFLGGCLVTNPRFDSSLIPLGIAFLAAISNGICYPLLRYSREREHAMTVIMHFSTFCVVACIPFLARNFSIPHGMDIVYLALIALTGALGQIFLTYAYRLCPASEISLYEQFSIVASIILGYFFLNQIPSIRAIAGGTLILGTSIFVYFYNLKRTAQS; from the coding sequence ATGGATAAAAAAAAGGGGGTTCTCTGTATCATTGCTTCTGTGCTGCTATTTGCATTTATGCAGCTTTTCATCAGCATGACCAGCCCTGCATCCAGTGTATTTTCTCAAATTTTCTTCAGAAACCTGCTTGGAATGATTTTATGCGCTTATTTTATTCGAAGAGACCATTTACCCTATTTCGGTGATTTGAAATCGCAACCTTATCTTCTTGGGCGTTCCTTTTTTGGGTTTCTGGGATTGCTTTGCTTGTTCTACGCTACACGCCATGCTTCTCTTGCGGATGTAACAATCATAACCCATACAGCCCCTTTTTTCACAACCTTGGTGGCTGTCTTATTTCTGCATGAAAAGCTGTCTCCCGTCCAAATCCCGGCATTATTGATTATCTTCCTTGGTGGATGTTTAGTAACAAATCCACGGTTTGATTCATCCCTTATTCCCTTGGGCATAGCTTTCCTCGCTGCGATTTCCAATGGTATTTGCTATCCCCTCCTGCGGTATTCCAGGGAACGAGAACACGCCATGACAGTAATTATGCATTTCTCCACTTTTTGTGTTGTTGCGTGCATCCCCTTCCTTGCTAGAAATTTTTCTATCCCGCATGGCATGGATATTGTCTACCTGGCATTGATTGCACTGACCGGCGCACTTGGTCAAATCTTTTTGACCTACGCCTACCGTCTATGCCCCGCCTCCGAAATTTCTCTTTATGAGCAATTTTCTATTGTAGCTTCCATTATATTAGGGTATTTCTTCCTGAATCAAATCCCTTCTATACGCGCTATTGCAGGCGGCACTCTCATCTTAGGTACTTCTATATTCGTTTATTTTTATAACCTCAAAAGAACAGCACAATCTTGA
- a CDS encoding NAD/NADP octopine/nopaline dehydrogenase family protein, translating into MLYTNVIERGLDFRYYLDLTPTQGRLMDKMDEERVAIANAFGIEVRSFVDEFKGMYPTEGKTAYEVITNCDAYGDIGGQKSMNTRYFQEDIPYALEAFRAMAQVAGIKTPIIDSVVCLARAVVDDIAEGRNAKNLGIAGMSKQEFLKLCLG; encoded by the coding sequence CTGCTTTATACAAATGTAATTGAAAGAGGGCTTGATTTCAGATACTATCTTGATTTGACACCTACACAGGGCAGATTGATGGATAAAATGGATGAGGAAAGAGTTGCGATTGCCAATGCGTTTGGTATCGAAGTTAGAAGCTTCGTAGATGAATTCAAAGGAATGTATCCAACAGAAGGCAAGACAGCTTATGAGGTTATTACAAACTGCGATGCTTATGGAGATATTGGAGGACAAAAGTCTATGAATACAAGATATTTTCAGGAGGATATTCCGTACGCATTGGAAGCATTCCGTGCAATGGCACAGGTGGCAGGTATAAAGACACCTATTATTGATTCCGTTGTATGCCTTGCAAGAGCAGTTGTGGATGATATTGCAGAAGGCAGAAATGCAAAAAATCTTGGAATTGCCGGTATGAGCAAACAGGAATTCTTAAAGCTCTGCTTGGGTTAA
- a CDS encoding FadR/GntR family transcriptional regulator, protein METRIIIEPELAYYATLRATEDDISFLKDIFMENTSGNREKFFKERHDFNFHLFLAKCSKNTILENLLFSMLDQLKGSDYLKFNQHVELEASTNSYENHKEIANAIFHKDALLAKELMSQHLAVRMDTINFPTTKILQHLKKLEKHVKKNKSIFFMA, encoded by the coding sequence ATGGAAACACGTATTATTATCGAGCCTGAACTGGCATACTATGCAACATTGCGTGCAACAGAAGATGACATTTCTTTCTTAAAAGATATTTTTATGGAAAATACTTCCGGAAATCGTGAAAAATTCTTCAAAGAGCGTCATGATTTTAATTTTCATCTCTTCCTTGCAAAATGCAGCAAAAATACAATTTTAGAAAATTTGCTTTTTTCCATGCTGGATCAATTAAAAGGAAGCGATTATTTAAAATTTAACCAACACGTTGAATTAGAGGCTTCTACCAATTCCTATGAAAATCACAAAGAAATTGCAAATGCAATCTTTCATAAGGATGCCCTTCTGGCAAAAGAGTTGATGTCTCAGCATTTAGCTGTTAGAATGGATACAATTAATTTTCCTACAACAAAGATCTTGCAACATCTAAAAAAATTAGAAAAACACGTGAAAAAAAATAAATCTATTTTTTTCATGGCATAA
- a CDS encoding NAD/NADP-dependent octopine/nopaline dehydrogenase family protein, translated as MKNHIAIVGAGNGGQAFAGYLSLMGERIKIFDVIPATVEKLNEVGGVLMEGNSKLTGFGKIEKATTSMQEVIEGAKLILIVLPSLYHADMARQMAPYLKDGQVIILNPHASMGPVEFRKVLDDCNVTADVTIGCSSTLLFACRAVEIGHVVVAGQKKHLIMSAYPSSRNNVLEEMFKDLIPEFEVVDDVIRASLDNINAFVHPAPTILNTGRIESKTPFEYYLDITPAQGRYVDALDKERMALAKAYGLDKIKPLVEEYKVMYRTHGSNMYEILSQNEDLRGIKGQTSLETRYLMEDVPCSLVALQSLGKIAGVPTPCIDAMITVGRTLVPQMIEGRTVKNLGLEGVSKEEFIKMCRA; from the coding sequence ATGAAAAATCATATTGCAATCGTTGGTGCGGGAAATGGTGGACAAGCATTTGCAGGATACCTTTCTTTGATGGGAGAGAGAATCAAAATTTTTGATGTGATTCCTGCAACAGTAGAGAAACTGAATGAAGTTGGCGGTGTTTTGATGGAAGGCAACAGCAAACTGACTGGCTTTGGTAAAATTGAAAAAGCAACAACAAGTATGCAGGAAGTAATTGAAGGAGCAAAGTTAATTTTAATTGTATTGCCTTCTTTGTATCATGCAGATATGGCACGCCAGATGGCACCCTATCTGAAGGATGGTCAGGTGATTATCTTGAACCCTCATGCTTCGATGGGGCCCGTAGAATTCCGGAAAGTTTTGGATGATTGTAATGTAACAGCAGATGTTACAATCGGTTGTTCTTCTACATTGCTGTTTGCATGCCGTGCAGTAGAAATTGGTCATGTAGTAGTTGCAGGTCAGAAGAAGCACTTGATTATGTCTGCATACCCTTCTAGCAGAAACAATGTTTTGGAAGAAATGTTTAAAGATTTGATCCCTGAATTTGAAGTTGTAGATGATGTTATTCGTGCAAGTCTGGATAACATTAACGCTTTTGTGCATCCTGCACCTACAATTTTGAACACAGGTCGTATTGAATCTAAGACACCTTTTGAATATTATCTGGATATTACACCTGCTCAGGGCAGATATGTAGATGCGCTAGATAAAGAACGTATGGCTCTGGCAAAAGCGTATGGTCTGGATAAGATAAAGCCTCTGGTAGAAGAATACAAGGTTATGTATCGCACACATGGAAGCAATATGTATGAAATCCTTTCTCAGAACGAAGATTTGCGTGGTATCAAAGGGCAGACATCTCTGGAAACAAGATATTTGATGGAAGATGTTCCATGCTCTCTGGTTGCATTGCAATCCTTGGGGAAAATTGCAGGTGTTCCGACGCCTTGTATTGATGCGATGATTACGGTTGGCAGAACGCTTGTTCCACAGATGATTGAGGGGCGTACTGTTAAGAATCTTGGTCTGGAAGGCGTATCTAAGGAAGAATTTATTAAGATGTGCCGAGCATAA
- a CDS encoding sodium:solute symporter family protein — MYKTLSIILATAVLILATLIPTFVLNRRKQTSGEDWAIANRELPLFVVVGTQFASVFGGGIMVGHLGNTYQNGISVIFYGIFMVLPFVFLALIAKWLRKNEFATIPDILKKYSNRNKTITVLSSAMTMLFPLGWITSQITAFGSIYSALTGLDYTALCIIFSLISLFFIMPAGLKTVAWTDFFFACFMGIILIISLGYGTNMAGGVNTVKATVDPDMLTITGSLKKLGLSTVFLWFFSVLPGGMTNQLYYQRICAIKEEKKVTRSLIISAVVSLLGFCWAIYMGITLNSINPTLEKDSVTGWFMNQLPIPLLACFAAVLFAAMMSTVSSAVQSMAVNVTYDIMPVLKPNMSDKQSLRFSRITCLAIMVFSVVMCLVFTDTLAWLVAMNAFSAATLFCPIFVGYALYKKNKLTNSGIIAAMLCGAVGTVIGMVMNTAINYAAVGILFSFVGMMIACAVTTKKKDVI, encoded by the coding sequence ATGTATAAAACGTTATCAATTATTTTAGCGACAGCAGTGCTAATTTTGGCAACGCTAATACCAACATTTGTTTTGAACCGCAGAAAGCAAACGTCCGGAGAAGATTGGGCGATTGCAAACAGAGAACTTCCTCTTTTTGTTGTTGTTGGTACGCAGTTTGCCAGTGTATTTGGTGGCGGAATTATGGTAGGGCATCTTGGGAATACTTATCAGAATGGTATTAGTGTTATTTTTTATGGAATTTTCATGGTGTTGCCCTTCGTATTTTTAGCTTTAATTGCAAAATGGCTGCGAAAGAATGAATTTGCAACAATTCCGGATATTTTAAAAAAATATTCTAATCGAAATAAGACAATCACGGTATTATCATCTGCTATGACGATGTTGTTTCCTTTGGGATGGATTACTTCCCAGATTACAGCATTCGGTAGCATCTATTCTGCTTTGACAGGACTGGATTACACGGCATTGTGTATTATTTTCTCTTTGATTAGCTTGTTCTTTATTATGCCTGCCGGGTTGAAAACAGTGGCATGGACAGACTTCTTCTTTGCTTGTTTCATGGGAATTATCCTGATTATTTCCTTGGGATATGGAACAAACATGGCTGGCGGTGTGAATACTGTGAAAGCAACCGTGGATCCGGATATGCTTACAATCACCGGTTCGTTGAAAAAATTAGGATTGAGTACAGTCTTTCTTTGGTTCTTCTCTGTTTTGCCAGGGGGCATGACAAACCAGTTGTACTATCAGAGAATTTGTGCAATTAAAGAAGAAAAGAAAGTAACAAGAAGTTTAATCATTTCTGCAGTAGTATCTTTGCTTGGCTTCTGTTGGGCGATTTATATGGGGATTACACTCAATTCTATTAACCCTACTTTGGAAAAGGATTCGGTAACTGGCTGGTTTATGAATCAACTCCCGATTCCTCTGTTGGCTTGCTTCGCGGCGGTTTTATTTGCGGCAATGATGTCTACAGTAAGCTCTGCTGTACAGTCTATGGCAGTAAATGTTACATATGATATTATGCCCGTTTTGAAACCTAATATGTCTGATAAGCAATCTCTGAGATTTTCCAGAATAACATGCCTTGCAATCATGGTATTTTCCGTTGTTATGTGCTTGGTATTCACAGATACATTAGCATGGCTTGTAGCAATGAATGCTTTTTCTGCAGCGACACTGTTCTGTCCAATTTTTGTGGGGTATGCACTGTATAAGAAGAATAAGCTCACAAATAGCGGCATTATTGCAGCGATGCTGTGTGGTGCGGTTGGTACGGTTATTGGCATGGTGATGAACACTGCAATTAACTATGCAGCAGTTGGCATTCTGTTCTCCTTTGTGGGTATGATGATTGCTTGTGCAGTTACAACAAAGAAGAAGGATGTAATTTAA
- a CDS encoding FadR/GntR family transcriptional regulator — protein sequence MSIKVQKQNLCEQLTSAIIHYIQEGTWLLGQKLPGEIELANSFEVSRNIMREAIKILENFGILDAKNGIGTFVSPNALENIQNMNFFYSLKDNTSVEMILEMRLMVEPDAAYFAALRIQEDGIAALKKLSENQLDKYEAFPDYQDDFDLHLAIAHYSGNVLCENFCHSLLKQLQNSLYSEFNKYSSEKTRVDNISTHTAIVNAIIEHKAELAQHLMKDHLINRLKLINPDFENSDF from the coding sequence ATGTCTATAAAAGTACAAAAGCAAAATCTATGCGAACAGCTTACCTCTGCAATCATCCACTATATTCAAGAAGGAACATGGCTTTTAGGACAAAAATTACCCGGTGAAATAGAGCTGGCAAATTCTTTTGAAGTCAGCCGTAATATTATGCGTGAAGCCATTAAAATTCTTGAAAACTTCGGAATCCTAGACGCTAAAAATGGCATTGGTACCTTTGTTTCTCCTAATGCTCTAGAAAACATTCAAAATATGAACTTCTTTTATAGTCTAAAAGATAATACTTCTGTAGAAATGATTCTTGAAATGCGTCTTATGGTTGAGCCGGATGCTGCTTATTTCGCTGCTTTACGCATCCAAGAAGACGGCATTGCTGCCCTAAAAAAGCTTTCCGAAAATCAGCTTGATAAATATGAAGCCTTTCCGGATTATCAAGATGATTTCGATTTGCACCTAGCTATCGCTCATTACAGCGGTAATGTGCTTTGCGAAAACTTCTGTCATTCTCTTTTAAAGCAATTGCAAAATAGTCTCTACTCTGAGTTTAATAAATATTCTTCCGAAAAAACCAGAGTAGATAATATTTCTACGCATACAGCTATTGTAAACGCTATTATTGAGCATAAGGCTGAACTTGCCCAGCATTTAATGAAAGACCACTTGATTAACCGACTAAAGCTAATTAATCCCGATTTTGAAAATTCAGATTTTTAG
- a CDS encoding transposase — protein MPKGVPNKRYTPEFKKLVVETMLEEKLSYSEAARQFEINDYGIIQRWERIYLEEGSEGLAIERRGRKSTGRPMKLQKEVEEDLIAEVQRLRAENAYLKNLQALVLENERQHHRKHR, from the coding sequence ATGCCAAAAGGAGTACCAAACAAACGATATACTCCAGAATTTAAGAAACTGGTGGTAGAAACAATGCTGGAGGAAAAACTGAGCTACAGTGAAGCGGCAAGACAATTTGAAATAAATGATTACGGAATCATTCAACGCTGGGAGCGAATTTATCTCGAAGAAGGTTCAGAGGGGCTGGCTATCGAGCGTCGTGGACGCAAAAGCACCGGACGGCCAATGAAACTACAAAAAGAGGTAGAGGAGGATTTGATTGCAGAGGTGCAACGATTGCGTGCAGAAAACGCATACCTAAAAAACTTGCAAGCCTTGGTTTTGGAAAACGAGCGACAGCATCACAGAAAACACAGGTGA
- a CDS encoding IS3 family transposase, translating to MPKKLASLGFGKRATASQKTQVIQKLRQEFSLAILLDVAQLPRATFYYHLKQLKKADKYHSVKEEITAIFHENKGRYGYRRITAELRNRNIYLDHKTVQRLMQKLGLVCRVRMKKYRSYKGEVGKIAPNLLNRNFHAEKPNQKWVTDVTEFSLFGEKLYLSPILDLHSSDLVSYTISDRPVLRMVTTMLNEAFAKIPDGTNLILHSDQGWQYQHRQYQRMLREKGIRQSMSRKGNCLDNAVIENFFGLLKSELLYLQEFQSLEHFKQELVAYLDYYNNRRIKAKLKGLPTAIHRQQALSAA from the coding sequence ATACCTAAAAAACTTGCAAGCCTTGGTTTTGGAAAACGAGCGACAGCATCACAGAAAACACAGGTGATTCAGAAACTAAGGCAAGAATTTTCACTGGCAATCCTGCTGGATGTCGCTCAACTGCCTCGTGCAACCTTTTACTATCACCTAAAACAACTGAAGAAAGCAGATAAATATCATTCTGTGAAAGAAGAAATCACTGCTATTTTCCATGAGAATAAAGGAAGATACGGTTATCGACGTATTACTGCAGAACTTCGAAATAGGAATATTTATTTAGATCATAAAACTGTTCAGCGTCTTATGCAGAAGTTGGGCTTGGTTTGTCGTGTCAGGATGAAGAAGTATCGCTCTTATAAAGGAGAAGTGGGCAAAATCGCACCAAATCTGTTAAATCGGAACTTCCATGCCGAAAAACCGAATCAGAAATGGGTCACGGATGTGACAGAGTTCAGCCTGTTTGGTGAGAAACTGTATCTGTCCCCAATTCTCGATTTGCACAGCAGTGACCTTGTCAGCTATACCATATCGGATCGTCCTGTGCTGCGCATGGTGACAACTATGCTGAACGAGGCATTTGCAAAAATTCCGGACGGAACAAACCTCATTCTCCATTCTGATCAGGGATGGCAGTATCAGCACAGGCAGTATCAACGGATGCTCCGGGAGAAAGGCATCCGGCAGAGCATGAGCCGAAAAGGGAATTGTCTGGACAATGCTGTGATAGAAAATTTCTTTGGGCTGCTCAAGAGCGAACTGCTGTATTTGCAAGAATTTCAGTCCCTGGAGCACTTCAAGCAGGAACTCGTTGCATATCTGGATTACTACAACAACCGCAGGATCAAGGCAAAACTCAAGGGCTTGCCGACTGCAATACACAGACAACAAGCCCTTTCGGCTGCTTGA
- a CDS encoding ATP-binding protein, whose protein sequence is MTYITRELERKFLKLNDFFKVILVTGARQVGKTTMLKHLATDDRTYVTMDNAMARELAQTDPVLFFQTYKPPILIDEVQKAPELFEQIKIICDESDEKGLIWLTGSQQYKMMERVRETLAGRIGILELYSLSAREKAGIVFDTDLDFSLATLQARQRKLPKNDVIHVFNHIWEGGMPQVQGVDDELRQEYFNSYIDTYLMRDVAEAGGITDTVRFRKFLVGCAALVSEQVNYSTLAESADIAPSTAKEWLKVLVGLHIVYLLAPYSNNELKRLSKTPKLYFCDTGLCAYLSMWLTADTLRNGAASGHYYENYVVMELVKNYAYAKSKVNITYFRDSNAKEIDVFVEENNVIHPLEIKKSAAPDRRDVKKYSIIDKASLNRGYGGIICMCEEPMPIDADNCFIPSNLI, encoded by the coding sequence ATGACATATATTACACGAGAGCTGGAGCGTAAGTTCCTAAAGCTCAATGATTTTTTCAAGGTTATTCTTGTGACCGGTGCAAGACAGGTCGGCAAAACTACGATGCTCAAGCATTTGGCAACCGATGACAGAACCTATGTCACGATGGATAACGCTATGGCAAGAGAACTTGCCCAGACCGACCCCGTATTATTTTTCCAAACCTATAAGCCGCCTATCCTCATTGACGAAGTACAGAAAGCTCCGGAGCTGTTTGAGCAAATCAAGATAATTTGTGATGAGAGCGACGAAAAGGGCCTTATCTGGCTGACGGGTTCACAGCAGTATAAGATGATGGAGCGAGTGCGTGAAACACTTGCAGGAAGAATCGGAATACTGGAACTGTACAGCTTATCCGCAAGAGAAAAAGCAGGAATAGTGTTTGACACCGATTTGGACTTCTCTCTCGCAACCTTGCAGGCACGACAAAGAAAACTCCCGAAAAACGATGTGATACACGTCTTTAACCACATTTGGGAGGGTGGTATGCCCCAGGTGCAGGGCGTTGACGATGAGCTTCGTCAAGAGTATTTCAATTCCTACATCGACACCTATCTGATGCGAGATGTGGCAGAAGCTGGCGGCATTACCGATACGGTTCGCTTCCGCAAGTTCCTTGTAGGCTGTGCAGCACTTGTTTCAGAGCAGGTCAACTATTCGACACTTGCAGAGTCCGCCGATATTGCTCCAAGTACCGCAAAGGAATGGCTGAAAGTTCTTGTCGGACTTCACATTGTCTATCTCCTTGCTCCGTATTCCAACAATGAACTGAAACGGCTTAGTAAGACCCCAAAGCTATATTTCTGCGACACCGGACTTTGTGCTTATCTTTCGATGTGGCTGACAGCGGACACCCTCCGCAACGGCGCTGCAAGCGGTCATTACTATGAGAATTATGTGGTAATGGAGCTTGTGAAAAACTACGCTTATGCAAAGTCAAAGGTTAATATCACTTACTTCCGTGATTCCAACGCAAAAGAGATTGATGTGTTCGTTGAGGAAAACAATGTGATTCATCCGTTGGAAATCAAAAAGAGTGCCGCACCCGACCGCCGTGATGTCAAGAAATACAGCATAATTGATAAGGCTTCCCTAAACCGTGGATACGGCGGCATTATCTGTATGTGTGAGGAACCGATGCCAATTGATGCGGATAATTGTTTTATTCCCAGCAATCTAATCTAA